From the genome of Novosphingobium sp. P6W:
ATGCCCATATCCGTTATTGCGATTAGATCGCAATAACGGATATGGGCATTCTCATGAAGGGATTCGCCACGGCAATATCGGAATTTCAGCAACACCGATTGCGCGGCAAAACCTCGCGCCTGATCTCGCTAGTCGTCACGGTGCTGGTCCATACCTTGGGCGTGATCATTGTCGTTTACAATCAATCTCCTGTATCGCCGGATCATGCTTCGCGTCCCGCCGACCGCGTCTTCCTTGTGTCCCGAACACCGAACCATCCAAACGAACCCAAGCATGAACCGGAACCGGAACCCGCAACGCCCGCCAGCGTCGCGAAGACAAAGCCGATCGCTATCGCCGAAATTCCGGTAGAGATCGCCGCCCCGGCCATGTCGAAGGTCGTGGCAGACACCCAAGCCAAGTTATCGCGTCCTTCACTGGAAGCCCGCGCCACAAGCGATGTGATACAGGATTACCGCCGCGAACTGTTCGAACGGCT
Proteins encoded in this window:
- a CDS encoding energy transducer TonB is translated as MKGFATAISEFQQHRLRGKTSRLISLVVTVLVHTLGVIIVVYNQSPVSPDHASRPADRVFLVSRTPNHPNEPKHEPEPEPATPASVAKTKPIAIAEIPVEIAAPAMSKVVADTQAKLSRPSLEARATSDVIQDYRRELFERLAAQRHYPDAALLKHYQGDGAVLFRIDRDGNLLHAAIERSTGRALLDHAAIMQVRRSAPFPKIPPELPDELAVAMPLQFLIVQPGTRMAAR